In Zingiber officinale cultivar Zhangliang chromosome 3B, Zo_v1.1, whole genome shotgun sequence, a single window of DNA contains:
- the LOC122055688 gene encoding OBERON-like protein, giving the protein MGTSSGANHHHPQHPHQPSLAMLPPRQHLRSTVLQASLSLASSDPVASPDTLEPGSNSDQVQDSPTESASSRETWPVETNRSDAMAGNKVDKEKEGENEVAEQQQVQRMANANRLSLHEVARDRIEVVAEKMKGMPDELLEELKSELRLILEGAGGSHHIEEFLYLQKLVQGRVDLNAKSLAATHHAQLEILVAINTGIQAFLHPSVSLPQTSLIEVFLYKRCRNIACQNALPADDCSCEICTNRNGFCNLCMCVICNKFDFEVNTCRWIGCDTCTHWTHTDCAMRVGQIGTGQSIKSGGGHTEMLFRCQACHRTSELLGWVKDVFQQCTPAWDREALIREIDFVCKIFHLSQDPKGRKLSRKFSELIEKLKNGTPESMVCRMLLHFFQELDIDSIKNPENEEVGRLISPQEACNKIAEVVQEAVKKMEMVAEEKMRMFKRARLALESCDRELEDKAREVQELKLERQRKKQQVEELESIIRLKQAEAEMFQLKATEAKQEAERLQSIAMSKSEKAEQDYASMYLKRRLEEAEAEKQYIYEKIKHQESQRPPQGSSSGGGDQILNKIQDLLKNMYTVTANTDGQQSK; this is encoded by the exons ATGGGCACCTCTTCTGGTGCGAACCACCACCATCCTCAGCATCCCCACCAACCATCATTAGCTATGCTACCGCCTCGTCAGCATTTAAGGTCAACAGTGCTACAAGCATCTCTCTCTCTGGCTTCATCTGATCCAGTGGCATCACCTGACACCCTGGAGCCAGGATCAAATTCTGACCAAGTGCAAGACTCGCCTACTGAGAGTGCAAGTTCTCGTGAGACCTGGCCCGTTGAGACAAACCGTTCTGATGCCATGGCAGGGAATAAAGTTGACAAGGAAAAGGAAGGAGAAAATGAAGTGGCGGAACAACAGCAGGTTCAAAGGATGGCAAATGCAAATAGATTATCTCTTCATGAAGTTGCTCGTGACAGGATTGAGGTTGTTGCCGAAAAAATGAAAGGTATGCCAGATGAGCTTCTTGAGGAGCTTAAGAGTGAACTCCGGTTGATCCTTGAGGGTGCAGGGGGGTCTCATCATATAGAAGAGTTTCTGTATCTCCAGAAGCTTGTCCAGGGTAGAGTTGACCTGAACGCCAAGTCCCTTGCTGCTACTCATCACGCACAACTGGAAATTCTTGTGGCAATTAATACAGGCATTCAGGCTTTTTTGCATCCAAGTGTCAGCCTACCACAGACTAGTCTCATTGAAGTTTTCTTGTATAAGAGGTGCAGGAACATTGCTTGTCAAAATGCTCTCCCTGCAGATGATTGTAGCTGTGAGATATGCACCAACCGGAATGGTTTCTGCAACCTCTGTATGTGTGTCATTTGCAACAAGTTTGATTTTGAGGTAAATACATGCCGTTGGATTGGCTGTGATACATGCACTCATTGGACCCACACAGATTGTGCCATGAGAGTCGGACAAATTGGAACAGGTCAATCTATTAAGAGTGGAGGAGGCCATACTGAGATGCTTTTCAGGTGTCAAGCATGCCACAGAACATCTGAGTTGTTAGGGTGGGTTAAGGATGTGTTCCAACAGTGCACTCCTGCATGGGACCGAGAGGCCTTGATACGAGAAATAGACTTCGTCTGCAAGATTTTTCACTTAAGTCAGGATCCTAAAGGAAGGAAGCTGTCCCGGAAGTTTAGTGAGCTCATAGAAAAACTGAAAAATGGAACGCCTGAGTCCATGGTTTGCAGAATGCTCCTGCACTTTTTTCAAG AGCTAGACATAGATTCAATAAAAAATCCAGAGAATGAAGAAGTTGGACGTCTGATTTCTCCACAAGAGGCCTGCAATAAAATTGCCGAGGTTGTCCAGGAAGCTGTGAAAAAGATGGAGATGGTTGCTGAGGAAAAGATGCGTATGTTCAAGCGCGCTCGTCTAGCTCTTGAGAGCTGCGATCGTGAGCTAGAGGACAAGGCTAGAGAAGTTCAAGAGCTAAAACTGGAGAGACAAAGGAAGAAGCAGCAGGTGGAGGAACTGGAGAGCATAATCAGGCTGAAGCAGGCAGAGGCTGAGATGTTCCAGCTTAAAGCGACCGAGGCAAAGCAGGAAGCTGAGAGACTACAGAGCATCGCAATGTCCAAGTCAGAGAAGGCCGAGCAGGATTATGCAAGTATGTACCTGAAACGTCGGCTAGAGGAAGCTGAAGCTGAAAAACAGTACATCTACGAAAAGATAAAGCATCAAGAGAGCCAGAGGCCGCCACAGGGAAGCAGCAGTGGCGGTGGCGACCAGATACTTAACAAAATTCAGGACTTGCTGAAGAATATGTATACTGTGACAGCAAATACTGATGGGCAACAATCAAAATGA
- the LOC122055690 gene encoding stress-associated endoplasmic reticulum protein 2-like, with amino-acid sequence MTTSRRLAERKVAKFQKNITKRGSVPETTVKKGNDYPVGPIVLGFFIFVVIGSSLFQIIRTATSGGAA; translated from the exons ATG ACGACATCAAGACGCCTCGCAGAGAGGAAGGTAGCGAAGTTTCAGAAAAATATAACAAAGAGGGGATCTGTACCTGAGACAACAGTGAAAAAGGGAAATGACTACCCTGTTGGGCCCATTGTCCTGGGATTCTTCATCTTTGTTGTCATCGGATCAT CTTTGTTTCAGATTATTAGGACTGCCACCAGTGGAGGCGCGGCCTAG
- the LOC122055689 gene encoding pentatricopeptide repeat-containing protein At4g26680, mitochondrial-like — translation MKSLASVRRLSAAAFPAALPIPFHSIPDSRGRDHDFISVAHSHLLHGDWEALNALAPSLTPFRTTHILLRLRHDPILSLEFYRWSLTQGPPAAHSLDTHAIVLHIVTKSCRYTVADRIFRQNVVPRTQNSTSELFDAVLRTYRLCDSSPAVFDSMFKSYSHERKLRKASETFRLMRDYGFSPKLKSCNAFLSSLLDRGRADVAVAFHREMQRCRISPNVYTLNMVISALCKLGKSEQAVCLLERMEAIGCSPTVVSFNTLIDAHCKKGITELASKLKNTMISKGLRPTEVTYNTLIHGFCKEGKMREAYRCFQEMKAAQLKPNTITYNTLINGYSGVDDIEKGSRLYEEMVTNRIEVDLVTYNALIKGLCNVGETKKAACLVKELNGKNLAPNGMTYAALIAGQCRRKNSERALELYKAMNRRGFTPDGDTFERLISTFCENDDFEGAAEVLKEMARRRMALDEALLARLLEGISASGKTRLASELQSILVGTRLVPEETICKAGS, via the coding sequence ATGAAATCCCTTGCCTCCGTTCGCCGCCTCTCCGCCGCCGCCTTCCCTGCGGCACTTCCCATCCCCTTCCATTCGATCCCCGACTCGCGAGGCCGCGACCACGACTTCATCTCCGTCGCCCACAGCCATCTCCTTCATGGCGATTGGGAGGCGCTAAACGCGCTAGCGCCTTCCCTCACACCCTTCCGCACCACCCACATCCTCCTCCGCCTTCGCCACGATCCAATCCTCTCCCTCGAGTTCTACCGCTGGAGCCTCACCCAAGGTCCCCCCGCGGCCCACTCCCTCGACACCCACGCCATCGTGCTCCACATCGTCACCAAATCCTGCCGCTACACCGTCGCGGACCGGATCTTCCGGCAAAACGTGGTCCCTCGCACCCAGAACTCCACCTCCGAGCTCTTCGACGCCGTGCTCCGCACCTACCGCTTATGCGACTCGTCTCCCGCCGTCTTCGACTCCATGTTCAAGTCCTACTCCCACGAGAGGAAGCTCAGGAAGGCCAGCGAGACCTTCCGGCTGATGCGGGACTACGGATTCTCCCCCAAACTCAAATCGTGCAACGCCTTCTTGAGCTCTCTGCTCGATCGGGGCCGGGCTGACGTCGCGGTGGCCTTCCATCGGGAGATGCAGCGGTGCCGGATCTCGCCCAACGTCTATACCCTAAACATGGTGATATCCGCCCTTTGCAAATTGGGGAAATCGGAGCAAGCTGTCTGCTTACTCGAGAGGATGGAAGCGATCGGGTGCAGTCCCACCGTCGTCTCATTCAATACCTTGATCGACGCTCACTGTAAGAAAGGGATCACAGAACTTGCCTCCAAGCTGAAGAACACGATGATCAGCAAAGGCTTGCGGCCGACTGAGGTAACCTACAACACTCTCATCCATGGGTTCTGCAAGGAAGGCAAAATGCGCGAGGCTTACAGATGTTTTCAAGAGATGAAAGCCGCCCAGTTGAAGCCGAACACGATCACCTACAACACCCTGATAAATGGTTACAGTGGAGTCGATGATATAGAGAAGGGATCGAGGCTGTATGAGGAGATGGTGACCAACCGGATCGAGGTCGATCTCGTCACCTACAATGCTCTGATAAAGGGCCTCTGCAATGTCGGGGAAACGAAGAAGGCTGCTTGTTTGGTGAAGGAGCTCAATGGCAAGAATCTCGCCCCCAATGGCATGACCTATGCTGCTCTCATCGCTGGGCAATGCAGGAGGAAGAACTCCGAGCGGGCGCTCGAGCTTTACAAGGCCATGAACAGGAGGGGATTCACACCGGACGGCGATACGTTCGAGCGCTTGATATCGACCTTTTGTGAGAACGATGATTTCGAAGGCGCGGCTGAAGTGTTGAAGGAGATGGCAAGGAGGCGCATGGCGCTTGATGAGGCATTGCTCGCTAGACTTCTCGAGGGGATTTCTGCGTCCGGAAAGACTCGTCTGGCTTCTGAATTGCAGTCGATTCTTGTCGGGACAAGGCTCGTTCCTGAAGAAACAATTTGTAAAGCTGGTTCCTAA